The Candidatus Hydrogenedentota bacterium genomic interval GGGCATTCTAGCAGCTTGAGTGAGAATCAGAGTTGAGAATCAGTGACAGCAGCTCTTTGCTGTGGCGCTTCTTCCCACATCCGCCCAGATGGGCTACACTTTACTTGGGTCGAACAAGGGCCTGTGTGCGAGGTCGCTATTCGCCTGTGTTTGGGGCAAGCGTGACGCTGACATCCACGTCGCCCAGTTCCGGTTTGCCCTGGCGCGTCTCGAAAGTCTCGATGCTCAGCATGCGGACGATATCGTCCCTGGCGATATCTACGAGTTTCAGGCTCTCGGGGGCAGCGCAGACAACGACCTTCTGTACGGGAGCTTTCATGCTGAGATTGGCGTCGGCCTTGGCTTTGCGCACCGCCTCGATGATCGCCACGGCAATGTCGAAGGTCCGGGCATCCGATGGTGCCGCTATGGCGTCGAGTTCGTTGTTGCCGGGCCAGGGGCTCCTATGTACGGACGGGCGCATGCCCTTGTCGTTGCTGTAGCACCAGTGCCAGACGTCTTCGCACAGGAAGGGCAGGTACGGCGCGAACATCCGCACGATCGCGCGGTGCAGCAGACGCAACGTCGCTGCCGCCGAGAGACGGCCATCCGTGAGTTCTTCGTCGTAGGTGCGGGGTTTGGCCAACTCGAGGTAGTTGTCGCAGAAGACCTTCCAGAAGAAGTCCTCGATGAGCATCAGGGCTTGCGCGTAGTCGAACTCGTGCAGCGACTGTGTGGCGCGGGCGACGGTATCCCGTAATTTGGCCACGACGGCGCGGTCGGTTTCGACGACGATCTTCTCGGGCCCCAACTGTGCGGCGTCGATGTTCTCGAACCGGCCGACGGCGAATTTGCTGGCGTTAAAAAGCTTGGTGCACAGCCGTTTGCCGACCTTGAACACCTGTTCGTCGTATGCGGTATCCACGCCGAGCCGGGCCCGGGCCGCCCAATAGCGCACGCTGTCGGCCCCGAACTCGTCGAGGAGGGGTTCGGGTGTGACGACGTTGCCCTGGCTCTTGGACATCTTCTTACGGTCGGGGTCGAGGATCCATCCGCTGATGACGACGTTGCGCCAGGGGACCTGGTTCTCGTGAAGGTAAGCTTTGACGATGGTGTAGAAGGCCCATGTGCGGATGATCTCGTGGCTCTGGGGCCGGATGTCCATGGGGAAGAGTTTTTTGTGGCGCTCGGGGTCGGTCGCCCATTTCGAAGCGATCTGCGGCGTGAGCGAACTGGTTGCCCAGGTGTCGAAGACGTCCGGGTCGCCCGTGAACCCGCCGGGCACGCCGCGCTGGTTTTCGGTGTAACCCTCGGGGACTTGGTCGAGCGGGTCGATGGGTAGACGCTTCGCGGAAGGGACGAGCGGCTTGGCGTATTGCACGTTGCCGTTCTTATCGAGCGGATACCAGACCGGGATCGGCACTCCGAAATAACGCTGACGGCTCATGCACCAGTCCTGGTTGAGCCCTTCGACCCAGGACTCGTACCGTTTGCCCATGAACGACGGGTGCCAGTGAATCTTGCGGCCCTGTTCGATGAGGGCGTCTTTCTTGTCGAGGATGCGCGTGTACCACTGCCGGGCGGGGATCAGTTCGAGAGGCCGGTCGCCTTTCTCGAAGAACCGGACGGGATGGGTGATGTCCTGTTTGGGGCGGTCGATGATGCCATCCATCTCCTCGGCGAGGTCCATCAAGACCTTCTGGGCTCGTTTGGTGTACATGCCGGCGATGCGCGCGTAAATGGCGTTGGCTTTTTCGGGCTGGAGGCTTTCCCAGCCGGGTTCGCCGAACGTCACCGGCAACAGATGCCCGTCTTTTCCGATCACCTGGCGCAGGGGGAGGTTAAACTGCCGCCACCACTCGACGTCGGTCTGGTCGCCGAAGGTGCATACCATGACCACCCCCGTTCCCTTCTCAGGGTCGGCTTTCGGATCGGCCATGATGGGCACCGGCACATGGAAAAACGGCGTGACCGCGTGCTTGCCGACGTACGAGGTGTAGCGTTCGTCCTCGGGATGGACCAGGACGGCGACGCACGCAGCCAGCAGCTCGGGGCGCGTAGTGGCAATCACGAGATATCCGTCGGGCTCGCGGAGGGGGAAGCGCAGGTAGTAGTAGGCGCTGGCCACTTCCTTGTCGACCACCTCGGCCTGGGCGATGGCGGTTCGGAAATCGACATCCCACATCACGGGCGTTTCGTCCTGGTAGCAATCGCCTTTTTCGAGGAGTTCCAGGAAACTCTTCTGCGAGGTAAGTCGGCAATGCGCGTCGATGGTGGCGTATTCCTGGTCCCAGTCGTAGGACAGGCCGAGACGCGTCCACAGATGGCGAAAAGCCTCTTCGTCCTCGCGGGTAACCTCATTGCAGAGTTCGATGAAGTTGCGGCGGCTGATGGGAAGCGGTTCGCCCTTCGTGCCGCGGCCGCGCTCGAGCTTGGGCTCGTAGTGCAGATGAGGCTCGCACCGGACATTGTACAGATTCTGCACGCGGCGCTCGGTTGGCAGGCCGTTGTCGTCCCACCCGATGGGGAAAAAGATGTTTTTCCCGAGCATGCGCTGAAACCGAACGATGAAATCCTGGTGGCTATAACTGAAAAGATGCCCGACGTGGAGGGAACCGCTCACGGTCGGGGGAGGCGTGTCTACTACGAAGGTCTCGTCACGGCCCGGTTCGGGATTCCACGCATAGAGGCCGCTCTCGTTCCACGTTGCGCACCACTTGTCCTCGATCGCGCTCGCATCATACTTCCTGGGAATGCCTTCGGATGGGGTCGACATGCTCCACTCCTGTGTGAAATGTTGTTTGTAAACGGCATGGAAATGCGTTTGCAATGGAAAAAGGTGACGAAAGTATAACAAAACGCACGGGACGGAAGAAAACATACGGAACAGCTTGCCCCGGCCCCTCCCCTTGGAAATCGATCTCTACCCGCATACACTGTCAATGGAGCGTCACGAGGCCGAAGGCGCGGCCAGCCGACCGGATGCTGTGGAGCCTTCTGGCCAAGGCTCGGTCTGGATGGAAGGATGCTGCACGATCAGAACACTCAATCGACGTCGTAAATCATTCTGGTGAGTTGGTTTGAGTTTAACGCGCATGTCGTGGGCCGCGGTTGACTGGGCTTGAGTGTGCGGGCATCACACGCATCTTCATATGGGAAGAATTGCCCGCCTTGGTGTTGGATCTCATTCTCAGGCCCTGGCATCTGCTTGTTTTGTTTCTGGCTTCTCAGCTCAATCGGGAGCAGCAACGCATCATCGAGTATTTGCAGGTGTGGGACCGAGGCCTCGGCAACAATCTCATCGAGCTGGGCAACGAGGCCGGCCGCGTCGAAGGAAGCATTGCTTGCCGTAACCGCCTCGGCGGCGTGCTCCGCTGCTACCGCCGCCGAGCTGCACGATGTTCCGGCGTCGACATGGCCGACCCTTTGCGAGACAACTCTGTCTGAGATTTTCAGAATACGTCCTAATCCCGTCAGATTCTTACAGGCGACTGATTCGTTCGTAACAGCCGGGATCGTGGATTAGTCTTTCGCCCTTACGGCGGCCATTCGGAAACCACCGCATCCAGCATGGCACGATACCTTTGAAAGCAGTCAAATGACATGTAGGAACGCACTGTGTCGTTCAAGAACGGCACATACCCGCCCTGCTCGAGGAGCGGCCGCACCGAAACATCGAGCTCCCTTTGCAGAGCCGCCGGGCCTTCCATCACCGCCCGCCAATCGATACCGCCAAAGAAGCAGATATGCATTCCGAACTTTCTCCGAAGAGCCAGATAATTCATTCCGCATTCGGCGCCGCGACTCAGGAGGAAACCATTGATGCCGGTTTCGAGCCAAACCGGAATCAGCGGTTCCACGTGCCCCGAGGACCAGATGAAATGGTGCCGCGCCCCATGACGTTCCAGGCAGGCAACTATCCGGCGCAGGACCGGTTGCACGAAATGCCGATACATTTCCGGCGAGATCACAATTCCATGATTGGATGCGATGGGTTCGTAATAAATCGCAAAGTCAATGGTCACGCCCCGTAGCACATTTTCCAGGATTTCGGCCAGGTAGTGCACATAGAAGTCCATTTGCTGTTCCACCAGGGCGGGTCTCTCGCAAGCGACCTCAAGGGCCTCGCTGAGGGTGGCGCCGTCGTGAATCCCAATCACCTGGAAGAATCCCTCGTCCCACGGCGCCGCCGCCAACGGGTAGGTGCGCTCCTCCCACTCCTTCGTGTTCCAATCTCCTGGGAAGGGCTTGTTTCGAAGCGCCAGGAACGACTGTTGAAACGCTTCCATGTCGTCTTCGATCTTGACTATGGGACGGCGCTCTCGTTCCAGGCGGAATTCCAGGGGCAGCCACTCGAACGAATCGAGGTGGAAAAACCGGGCGGGAGTCAGATCGTCAAACCGTCCTTCTTCGCGCCAACGCTGCACGGTATCGTCAGCAAACTCGCTTTCAAATCGCGGGGGCGCCACCGGGCCAAACGACAGCGTTCTGGCCAGCCTCTCACGCAAACTCATAGGCTGCTCGTGTTGCATCAGGGGCTCTCCTGGAACGGGTCCGCCAGCCGCACCAACATGCTTCTTCCCTCTACTCGTTCTGTTATCGCGATCAAGCCAAATCTCCACCGTGTCCGCTGGAGCCGCTCATTTCTTTGCGGCACATGCCCGGAATTCCTATGATACATAAAACGCGGGAGCTTACAACCATGGGTGGAATGAGATGGTTTCTTGCAGTCTGTGCGGTGGCGTTGCCGGGGTGGGCTGAGGCCCCCTTCGATTACTTCGACAATTCATGGAGCGTGATCGGACTCAAAGACTACGCGCGAGGCACGCGGATCACACCGGACAACAAGCTCATGATCGGCGCCTCTGTTGGCACCAGTGAGGACGAGGCAGACAAAGCCTCCGTACAAATACGATTTGGAGGGGATCTGACTCCTTTGAGCCGCGAGCAGACGAAGCGGCTGATGGACGGCTGGCTGCCCGTGGTGCTCCTGGACGCGCAGGACGGTCCTGTCCGCTACGAGTTCATGTTCTGGGCCACGCCACTGCCTTCGGTGAGTGATTGGCAAAAGGCATTTGGATGGCCGAGTGAAGGCGAGAACTTCCTCAATTGGATCGCCGTCCGCGTTGTGAATACAGGGGATGCTGTGTGTGAGGGGAAGCTGCGGATCGAGCAGACGGGCTCCTACGAGGCGTCGCGGCATCCAGTGCCCAGCCTGGCCCCTCCCAAGGAGTTCTCATGGCTGGTGGAACCGCAGAAGCCCATTGACTGCGCCGTGGCAATTCCGTGGGAACCGGTTGAAGGCGCGGATTACTCGCACGAAGCCTCGGACGTCTGGTTGGACCGCACCCTCCACTATTGGCAGAACATCATGGCGAACGCGGCCTCCATTCGGGTTCCCTGTGAAAAAGCCTCGCAGGCTTACCTGGCTGCTCACGTTTGCCAACTCA includes:
- a CDS encoding uroporphyrinogen decarboxylase family protein — encoded protein: MQHEQPMSLRERLARTLSFGPVAPPRFESEFADDTVQRWREEGRFDDLTPARFFHLDSFEWLPLEFRLERERRPIVKIEDDMEAFQQSFLALRNKPFPGDWNTKEWEERTYPLAAAPWDEGFFQVIGIHDGATLSEALEVACERPALVEQQMDFYVHYLAEILENVLRGVTIDFAIYYEPIASNHGIVISPEMYRHFVQPVLRRIVACLERHGARHHFIWSSGHVEPLIPVWLETGINGFLLSRGAECGMNYLALRRKFGMHICFFGGIDWRAVMEGPAALQRELDVSVRPLLEQGGYVPFLNDTVRSYMSFDCFQRYRAMLDAVVSEWPP
- the valS gene encoding valine--tRNA ligase, whose product is MSTPSEGIPRKYDASAIEDKWCATWNESGLYAWNPEPGRDETFVVDTPPPTVSGSLHVGHLFSYSHQDFIVRFQRMLGKNIFFPIGWDDNGLPTERRVQNLYNVRCEPHLHYEPKLERGRGTKGEPLPISRRNFIELCNEVTREDEEAFRHLWTRLGLSYDWDQEYATIDAHCRLTSQKSFLELLEKGDCYQDETPVMWDVDFRTAIAQAEVVDKEVASAYYYLRFPLREPDGYLVIATTRPELLAACVAVLVHPEDERYTSYVGKHAVTPFFHVPVPIMADPKADPEKGTGVVMVCTFGDQTDVEWWRQFNLPLRQVIGKDGHLLPVTFGEPGWESLQPEKANAIYARIAGMYTKRAQKVLMDLAEEMDGIIDRPKQDITHPVRFFEKGDRPLELIPARQWYTRILDKKDALIEQGRKIHWHPSFMGKRYESWVEGLNQDWCMSRQRYFGVPIPVWYPLDKNGNVQYAKPLVPSAKRLPIDPLDQVPEGYTENQRGVPGGFTGDPDVFDTWATSSLTPQIASKWATDPERHKKLFPMDIRPQSHEIIRTWAFYTIVKAYLHENQVPWRNVVISGWILDPDRKKMSKSQGNVVTPEPLLDEFGADSVRYWAARARLGVDTAYDEQVFKVGKRLCTKLFNASKFAVGRFENIDAAQLGPEKIVVETDRAVVAKLRDTVARATQSLHEFDYAQALMLIEDFFWKVFCDNYLELAKPRTYDEELTDGRLSAAATLRLLHRAIVRMFAPYLPFLCEDVWHWCYSNDKGMRPSVHRSPWPGNNELDAIAAPSDARTFDIAVAIIEAVRKAKADANLSMKAPVQKVVVCAAPESLKLVDIARDDIVRMLSIETFETRQGKPELGDVDVSVTLAPNTGE